One Trichormus variabilis 0441 genomic window, AATTGTCAGACAAAATCACATGATTATCCGCCGCGCGACCGATGCGAATCACGGAGGAGTTTTCAAAGCACCATTGCTTGAGTGGTGTTTTTTGTTGCGGTTCTAGCAGTGTCAAAGTAACCACAATACGACCTGTGTAAGAGATGGGTAATGGGGATTGGGGATTGGGTAATGGGGATTGGGATTGGGGATTGGGTAAATGTTTTCTCCACTGTACTTTGTCCCCCTCTATGCTTCTTCATAACCTTTAGTGTTTAATCCCCCGTCCCTTCCCCCAGATTTGGGCGCACTTTTGCCCGGACAAGTATAGCAGTAATGTTGTCATGACCATTGTATTGGTTGGCCAAATCGATTAATTCTGTTACTCCCTGCTCTAAATTAGTGCTAGAACTCAATAACGGCAGTAGGTGAGTTTGCCAATTAGTTTCTAGTAAATCGTTATCAGATAAGCCATCGGAAGCGAGAACGAGTAGGCTATCTTCATTAATATCAAAGAACTCTACATCGGGATTAATGGCGGTTTCGTCACGGGGGCCTAAAGCTTGGGTGAGTTGGTAAGCATCTGGACGGGCATAAGCGATGCTTGCTTCTACTCCCCGGTCAATTTCTCTTTGACCAACTTCATGATCTACAGTCACTTGTTCCAATCCCCGCTTACGAGTCACACGGTATAGGCGGCTATCACCCACATGGGCAACAGCTGCTTGACTACCTTGAACTAATAGCATGACCAAGGTAGTACCCATACGTCCTACCCCAGAACGGGCTTCTTGTTGGTTTTTTTCGTAAATTGCTTCATTAGCCAGATAAACTGACTCACGAATTATTTCTTCTGTTGGTAATTGGTTATTAGTCCAGTGTTGCTGAAAGTATTGGCGTAAGGTGATTACGGCTAACTCGCTAGCCACCTCACCGCCAGCGTGTCCGCCCATACCATCACAAAGAATATACAAGCCACGAGCTTGTAAAATGCGGTTTCTCGGCAGTTCTAATTTTTCTGTTTTAGTTTCAATCCCAAAGTAGTCCTCATTGTGATGGCGTTGACGACCAACATCAGTGCGGCCAGCATCTTCTAAACTGCTTAACTGCACGGACAGCACTACCGTGGGCATATCATCACCCTTGCCAGAGGGATCTTCTGTATCATCTGCTTGTAAGACTGTGGGCGCATTCGTTTGTTCTGCTTCCATTGGCTCAAATATTGGGGGTGTAGTTGCTTCTAGTTCCGTGGCGACTTCTTGTAAACGCGATCGCAATTGAGCGATCGAGTAAATCCTACCCTGCTGCAAATCTCCTAAAATCTGTATGATGGAACCAAATTGAGTGCGTTGAGACTCTCTAAATAGCGCCTGCCAAACTTCTCCCAAGGCTTTAATACTTGAGGGCTGCACAAAGATAGGCAATGTTACATCCTCTTCTTGTGCTGTTACCGGATTAAAGTCCAGTGGCAAGTAGTCAATCGCTAACTCGC contains:
- a CDS encoding serine/threonine phosphatase translates to MLICPQCEFENPNANKFCQKCGASLSHKVCPQCSTEVPVNAENCHNCGAETGTVWRAIIETGDWAAAVSVSTLLSANPVDVASPKEDQTELGFEEDGEEKIMLSPALFSVGSYLDKEQRYQILQVLSAAHDEVSVRVLDCQPYQVSPIEAILANQQQGLVTPAVEANGIPSLARAYMVLQSQNHTEIPRIHDAWEDGDNQILLIEDRTHYQPLLDLWQKETTSSLEILHWFYQMTQLWVLLEPLKCHYSLWDLANLCLDEDQTISLRKLYVKPPKSELAIDYLPLDFNPVTAQEEDVTLPIFVQPSSIKALGEVWQALFRESQRTQFGSIIQILGDLQQGRIYSIAQLRSRLQEVATELEATTPPIFEPMEAEQTNAPTVLQADDTEDPSGKGDDMPTVVLSVQLSSLEDAGRTDVGRQRHHNEDYFGIETKTEKLELPRNRILQARGLYILCDGMGGHAGGEVASELAVITLRQYFQQHWTNNQLPTEEIIRESVYLANEAIYEKNQQEARSGVGRMGTTLVMLLVQGSQAAVAHVGDSRLYRVTRKRGLEQVTVDHEVGQREIDRGVEASIAYARPDAYQLTQALGPRDETAINPDVEFFDINEDSLLVLASDGLSDNDLLETNWQTHLLPLLSSSTNLEQGVTELIDLANQYNGHDNITAILVRAKVRPNLGEGTGD